One Paenarthrobacter aurescens TC1 DNA window includes the following coding sequences:
- the rplV gene encoding ribosomal protein L22 (identified by match to protein family HMM PF00237; match to protein family HMM TIGR01044), producing MEAKAIARHIRVTPMKARRVVNLVRGKQANEALAILKFAPQAASEPVFKVLQSAMANARVLADRDGVAFDDSDLFITEAFVDEGPTMKRFQPRAQGRAYRIRKRTSHITLVVATPEKEEAR from the coding sequence ATGGAAGCCAAGGCTATTGCGCGTCACATCCGCGTAACGCCTATGAAGGCCCGGCGCGTCGTCAACCTTGTTCGTGGTAAGCAAGCGAATGAGGCTCTGGCAATTCTGAAGTTTGCCCCCCAGGCAGCTTCGGAGCCGGTATTCAAGGTACTTCAGTCGGCAATGGCCAACGCACGTGTCCTCGCGGACCGTGACGGCGTTGCATTCGACGACAGCGACCTCTTCATCACCGAAGCATTTGTTGATGAAGGCCCGACCATGAAGCGGTTCCAGCCGCGTGCCCAGGGCCGCGCCTACCGCATTAGGAAGCGGACCAGCCACATCACGCTGGTTGTCGCAACCCCGGAGAAAGAGGAGGCTCGCTAA
- the rplF gene encoding ribosomal protein L6 (identified by match to protein family HMM PF00347) yields MSRIGRLPITVPAGVEVKLDGSVISVKGAKGELSHTVASPIEVTQEENTLTVTRPNDERNSRSLHGLTRTLIANMIQGVTEGYEKKLEIVGTGYRVQAKGSDLEFALGYSHPVNVSAPEGITFVVEGPTKLSVAGINKQQVGEVAANIRKLRKPDPYKGKGVRYAGEVIRRKVGKAGK; encoded by the coding sequence ATGTCACGTATTGGACGTCTCCCCATCACCGTTCCTGCCGGAGTTGAGGTCAAGCTCGATGGCTCCGTCATCAGCGTCAAAGGTGCCAAAGGCGAGCTGAGCCACACTGTGGCCAGCCCGATCGAGGTTACCCAGGAAGAGAACACTCTCACGGTCACCCGCCCGAACGACGAGCGCAACTCGCGTTCGCTGCACGGCCTGACCCGCACCCTGATCGCCAACATGATCCAGGGCGTTACCGAGGGCTACGAGAAGAAGCTTGAAATCGTTGGTACTGGTTACCGCGTTCAGGCCAAGGGTTCTGACCTGGAGTTCGCTCTGGGCTACAGCCACCCGGTCAACGTCTCTGCACCCGAAGGCATCACCTTCGTAGTAGAGGGTCCGACCAAGCTCTCTGTTGCGGGTATCAACAAGCAGCAGGTCGGCGAGGTTGCTGCCAACATTCGCAAGCTGCGCAAGCCCGACCCCTACAAGGGCAAGGGTGTCCGTTACGCCGGCGAAGTCATCCGCCGCAAGGTCGGAAAGGCTGGTAAGTAA
- the rplB gene encoding ribosomal protein L2 (identified by match to protein family HMM PF00181; match to protein family HMM PF03947; match to protein family HMM TIGR01171): MGIRKYKPTTPGRRGSSVADFAEITRSTPEKSLLRPLHKTGGRNNSGKITTRHKGGGHKRQYRLIDFRRHDKDGINARVAEIEYDPNRTARIALLHYVDGTKRYIIAPNKLSQGDFVEAGPDADIKPGNNLPLRNIPVGTVIHAVELRPGGGAKMARSAGASVQLVAKEGRFAQLRLPSGEIRNVDVRCRATVGEVGNAEQSNINWGKAGRMRWKGVRPTVRGVAMNPVDHPHGGGEGKTSGGRHPVNPNGKPEGRTRRPNKESDKLIVRRRRTGKNKR; this comes from the coding sequence ATGGGAATCCGTAAATACAAGCCGACTACCCCGGGCCGTCGTGGCTCGAGCGTAGCCGACTTTGCTGAAATCACGCGATCGACTCCGGAAAAGTCGTTGCTGCGTCCGCTGCACAAGACCGGCGGCCGTAACAACTCCGGTAAGATCACCACCCGTCACAAGGGTGGTGGGCACAAGCGCCAGTACCGTCTGATCGATTTCCGTCGTCACGACAAGGACGGCATCAACGCCCGCGTTGCCGAAATCGAGTACGACCCGAACCGTACGGCTCGCATCGCACTCCTGCACTACGTTGATGGCACCAAGCGTTACATCATCGCTCCTAACAAGCTGTCCCAGGGTGACTTCGTCGAGGCTGGTCCTGACGCTGACATCAAGCCGGGCAACAACCTGCCGCTGCGCAACATCCCGGTTGGTACCGTAATCCACGCAGTTGAACTGCGTCCGGGTGGCGGCGCCAAGATGGCACGTTCCGCAGGTGCTTCGGTACAGCTCGTTGCCAAGGAAGGCCGCTTCGCCCAGCTGCGTCTGCCCTCCGGCGAAATCCGCAACGTTGACGTGCGCTGCCGCGCAACCGTCGGCGAAGTCGGCAACGCCGAGCAGTCGAACATCAACTGGGGCAAGGCCGGCCGTATGCGCTGGAAGGGCGTTCGCCCGACCGTCCGTGGTGTAGCCATGAACCCGGTTGACCACCCGCACGGTGGTGGTGAAGGTAAGACTTCCGGTGGACGTCACCCGGTTAACCCGAACGGCAAGCCCGAGGGCCGTACCCGCCGTCCGAACAAAGAGAGCGACAAGCTTATTGTTCGTCGCCGCCGTACTGGCAAGAACAAGCGATAG
- the rplW gene encoding ribosomal protein L23 (identified by match to protein family HMM PF00276) — protein sequence MSVTTIKDPRDVVLAPVVSEKSYGLIDEGKYTFLVDPRSNKTEIKLAVEKIFSVKVDSINTINRAGKRKRTKFGWGQRKSTKRAIVTLKEGTIDIFGGPLA from the coding sequence GTGAGCGTAACCACCATCAAGGACCCGCGCGACGTCGTGCTTGCACCCGTCGTTTCGGAAAAGAGCTACGGTCTGATCGACGAAGGCAAGTACACCTTCCTGGTGGACCCTCGCTCGAACAAGACCGAGATCAAATTGGCCGTCGAGAAGATCTTCTCGGTCAAGGTTGACTCGATCAACACCATCAACCGTGCCGGTAAGCGCAAGCGCACCAAATTCGGCTGGGGACAGCGCAAGAGCACCAAGCGTGCAATTGTCACCCTCAAAGAAGGCACAATCGACATCTTCGGCGGTCCGCTCGCGTAG
- the rpsE gene encoding ribosomal protein S5 (identified by match to protein family HMM PF00333; match to protein family HMM PF03719; match to protein family HMM TIGR01021), translating into MTEAVAAEATETAPATDDRRGGRRGERGDRGQGRGDRGGRGGRDGGREAEKSQFVERVVTINRVAKVVKGGRRFSFTALVVVGDGNGMVGVGYGKAKEVPAAIAKGVEEAKKSFFRVPRVGSTIPHRVQGEAAAGVVLLRPASAGTGVIAGGPVRAVLECVGIHDILSKSLGSSNAINIVHATVAALKQLEEPASVAARRGLPLDEVAPAALVRALQNQKAGV; encoded by the coding sequence GTGACTGAAGCTGTAGCTGCTGAAGCAACTGAGACCGCACCCGCTACCGATGACCGCCGCGGCGGACGTCGTGGCGAGCGCGGCGACCGTGGCCAGGGCCGCGGCGACCGTGGTGGCCGTGGTGGCCGCGACGGCGGTCGTGAGGCTGAGAAGAGCCAGTTCGTAGAGCGCGTTGTCACCATCAACCGCGTTGCCAAGGTCGTCAAGGGTGGTCGTCGCTTCAGCTTCACCGCTCTCGTCGTCGTCGGTGACGGCAACGGTATGGTCGGCGTCGGCTACGGCAAGGCCAAGGAAGTTCCCGCGGCTATCGCAAAGGGCGTTGAAGAGGCCAAGAAGTCCTTCTTCCGCGTTCCCCGCGTTGGCAGCACCATCCCGCACCGTGTGCAGGGTGAGGCCGCTGCAGGTGTAGTCCTGCTGCGTCCGGCTTCCGCCGGTACCGGTGTTATCGCCGGTGGTCCGGTCCGCGCGGTATTGGAGTGCGTGGGTATCCACGACATCCTCTCCAAGTCGCTCGGTTCCTCAAACGCGATCAACATCGTTCACGCGACTGTTGCCGCTCTGAAGCAGCTCGAAGAGCCCGCTTCCGTGGCTGCCCGCCGTGGCCTGCCGCTGGACGAGGTTGCTCCTGCTGCTCTGGTGCGCGCGCTCCAGAACCAGAAGGCAGGTGTTTAG
- the rpsS gene encoding ribosomal protein S19 (identified by match to protein family HMM PF00203; match to protein family HMM TIGR01050): MPRSLKKGPFVDQHLFVKVARENDKGTKNVIKTWSRRSMIIPDMLGHTIAVHDGRKHIPVFVTESMVGHKLGEFAPTRTFRGHVKDDRKGKRR; this comes from the coding sequence ATGCCACGCAGCCTGAAAAAAGGTCCTTTCGTTGACCAGCACCTCTTTGTGAAGGTCGCACGGGAAAACGATAAGGGCACCAAGAACGTCATCAAGACCTGGTCCCGCCGTTCGATGATCATCCCCGACATGCTCGGGCACACGATCGCCGTACACGACGGACGCAAGCACATCCCGGTGTTTGTCACTGAGTCGATGGTCGGGCACAAGCTCGGCGAATTCGCTCCCACGCGGACATTCCGCGGCCATGTTAAGGACGACCGTAAGGGCAAGCGCCGCTAG
- the rpmC gene encoding ribosomal protein L29 (identified by match to protein family HMM PF00831; match to protein family HMM TIGR00012): MAVGSKDLAPAQLDGFDNERLVEELRKSKEELFNLRFQSATGQLENHGRLRAVKKDIARIYTVLRERELGIRAEVAAPVVEAKEEKKSKKAAKAENAEVEAGEDAK; the protein is encoded by the coding sequence ATGGCAGTAGGGTCGAAGGATCTCGCACCCGCACAGCTGGACGGTTTCGACAACGAGCGTCTCGTTGAAGAACTCCGCAAGTCCAAGGAAGAGCTGTTCAACCTGCGTTTCCAGTCCGCCACCGGACAGCTGGAGAACCACGGTCGCCTGCGCGCGGTAAAGAAGGACATCGCACGCATCTACACCGTTCTCCGTGAGCGCGAGCTGGGCATTCGTGCCGAGGTTGCCGCACCGGTTGTGGAAGCCAAGGAAGAAAAGAAGTCCAAGAAGGCTGCCAAGGCTGAAAACGCCGAGGTTGAAGCTGGAGAGGACGCCAAGTGA
- the rplX gene encoding ribosomal protein L24 (identified by match to protein family HMM PF00467; match to protein family HMM TIGR01079), with amino-acid sequence MAKIKKGDLVQVITGAKQERGGDRGKQGKVLRVFPDTNRVLVEGINRVTKHSKVGQSQRGTKTGGIEVVEAPIHVSNVALVDPSTKKPTRVGFRLDTVEKDGATKTVRIRVSKATGKDI; translated from the coding sequence ATGGCTAAGATCAAGAAGGGTGACCTCGTTCAGGTCATCACTGGCGCCAAGCAGGAACGTGGCGGCGACCGCGGCAAGCAGGGCAAGGTCCTGCGCGTATTCCCGGACACCAACCGCGTGCTGGTAGAGGGAATCAACCGCGTCACCAAGCACTCCAAGGTCGGTCAGTCGCAGCGCGGCACCAAGACCGGTGGCATCGAGGTTGTTGAAGCCCCGATCCACGTTTCCAACGTTGCTTTGGTTGACCCGTCCACCAAGAAGCCGACCCGTGTTGGTTTCCGTCTCGACACCGTTGAGAAGGATGGCGCTACCAAGACCGTCCGTATCCGCGTGTCCAAGGCCACCGGGAAGGACATCTAA
- the rplR gene encoding ribosomal protein L18 (identified by match to protein family HMM PF00861; match to protein family HMM TIGR00060) produces the protein MAIAINKKRSNKSKSAARSRRQLRIRKRITGTAVRPRLVVNRSARHVFVQVVDDSKGVTVAYASTLEADLRAFDGDKTAKAKRVGELVAERAKAAGVEAVVFDRGGNKYHGRIAAVADGAREGGLAL, from the coding sequence ATGGCCATCGCAATTAACAAGAAGCGTTCGAACAAGAGCAAGTCTGCTGCACGCAGCCGTCGCCAGCTTCGTATCCGCAAGCGCATCACCGGTACGGCTGTACGTCCCCGTCTGGTCGTCAACCGTTCGGCACGTCACGTATTCGTCCAGGTTGTCGATGACAGCAAGGGTGTAACCGTGGCTTACGCTTCCACCCTGGAAGCTGACCTCCGCGCATTTGACGGAGACAAGACTGCCAAGGCCAAGCGCGTCGGCGAGCTCGTTGCCGAGCGTGCCAAGGCTGCAGGCGTCGAAGCTGTTGTCTTCGACCGTGGCGGTAACAAGTACCACGGCCGTATCGCCGCCGTCGCTGACGGTGCTCGCGAAGGTGGGCTGGCACTGTGA
- a CDS encoding ribosomal protein L5 (identified by match to protein family HMM PF00281; match to protein family HMM PF00673) translates to MTETLETPVKIVPRLKTKYAETIKKSLQDEFSYANVNQVPRLVKVVVNMGVGDAAKDSKLIDGAVRDLTLITGQKPQVTKARKSIAQFKLREGMPIGAHATLRGDRMWEFVDRLVSLALPRIRDFRGLNGKQFDGNGNYTFGLTEQVMFHEIDQDSIDRVRGMDITVVTTAKTDDEGRALLKALGFPFKTEN, encoded by the coding sequence ATGACTGAGACTCTCGAGACTCCGGTAAAGATCGTTCCGCGTCTGAAGACGAAGTACGCAGAGACCATCAAAAAGTCACTGCAGGACGAATTCAGCTACGCGAACGTCAACCAGGTTCCCCGCCTGGTGAAGGTTGTAGTGAACATGGGTGTTGGAGATGCCGCTAAGGACTCCAAGCTGATCGACGGCGCTGTCCGCGACCTCACCCTGATCACCGGCCAGAAGCCGCAGGTAACCAAGGCCCGCAAGTCGATCGCACAGTTCAAGCTGCGCGAAGGCATGCCCATCGGTGCACACGCAACTCTGCGTGGAGACCGCATGTGGGAATTCGTGGACCGTCTTGTTTCGCTGGCACTGCCGCGTATCCGCGACTTCCGCGGCCTCAACGGCAAGCAGTTCGACGGTAACGGCAACTACACCTTCGGTCTGACCGAGCAGGTTATGTTCCACGAAATCGACCAGGACTCCATTGACCGCGTTCGCGGTATGGACATCACGGTTGTTACCACCGCCAAGACCGATGACGAAGGCCGCGCGCTGCTCAAGGCGCTTGGTTTCCCGTTCAAGACCGAAAACTAA
- the secY gene encoding preprotein translocase, SecY subunit (identified by match to protein family HMM PF00344; match to protein family HMM TIGR00967) has translation MLSAFGRAFRTPDLRRKLLFTLGIITIFRLGAFIPSPGVNYQNVQQCLNTGDTSQGIYQLVNLFSGGALLQVSVFALGIMPYITASIIVQLLRVVIPRFQQLYEEGSSGQSKLTQYTRYLTIALGLLNATTLVSLARSGQLLPGCALPIIPDESIMTTILIIITLTAGTGLIMWMGELVTEKGVGNGMSLLIFTSIAASFPGSLGSIWESKGPGTFFTVLAVGLLTVALVVFVEQSQRRVPVQYAKRMIGRRTVGGTSTYIPIKVNMAGVVPVIFASSMLYLPGLISQFNQPAPGEQMAPWVEWINNNLTRGDHPIYMALYFAMIVFFTYFYVAITFNPEEVSDNMKKYGGFIPGIRAGKPTADYLQYVLSRITLPGALYLGFVALIPLVALVLINANQNFPFGGTSILIMVGVGLETVKQIDAQLQQRHYEGLLR, from the coding sequence TTGCTAAGCGCATTCGGCCGGGCGTTTCGGACGCCTGATTTGCGACGCAAGTTGTTGTTCACGCTGGGAATCATCACAATCTTCCGCTTGGGAGCTTTCATCCCCTCGCCTGGTGTGAACTACCAGAATGTCCAGCAATGCTTGAACACCGGTGACACCTCGCAGGGCATCTACCAGCTGGTGAACTTGTTCAGCGGCGGCGCGTTGCTGCAGGTCTCAGTGTTTGCCTTGGGCATCATGCCCTACATCACGGCGAGCATCATCGTGCAGCTGCTCCGGGTAGTCATTCCCCGGTTCCAGCAGCTCTACGAAGAGGGTTCCTCCGGTCAGTCAAAGTTGACGCAGTACACCCGGTACCTCACCATCGCCCTGGGCCTGCTGAACGCCACCACCTTGGTGTCCTTGGCCCGATCCGGCCAGTTGCTGCCGGGCTGTGCGCTGCCCATCATTCCTGATGAGAGCATCATGACCACCATCCTCATCATCATCACGTTGACGGCCGGCACCGGCCTCATCATGTGGATGGGCGAGCTGGTCACCGAAAAGGGTGTGGGCAACGGCATGTCGCTGCTGATCTTCACCTCCATCGCTGCAAGCTTCCCCGGCTCGCTGGGCTCCATCTGGGAGTCAAAGGGTCCGGGCACGTTCTTCACTGTCCTTGCCGTCGGCCTTCTTACGGTGGCCTTGGTGGTCTTCGTGGAGCAGTCACAGCGCCGCGTTCCGGTTCAGTACGCCAAGCGTATGATCGGCCGCCGCACAGTGGGTGGCACCAGCACTTACATCCCCATCAAGGTGAACATGGCCGGCGTCGTGCCTGTCATCTTCGCGTCCTCCATGCTCTACCTGCCCGGGCTGATCTCGCAGTTCAACCAGCCGGCTCCAGGGGAGCAGATGGCCCCGTGGGTTGAGTGGATCAACAACAACCTCACCCGTGGCGACCACCCCATCTACATGGCGCTCTATTTCGCCATGATCGTTTTCTTCACCTACTTCTATGTAGCCATCACCTTCAACCCTGAAGAAGTGTCGGACAACATGAAGAAGTACGGCGGGTTTATTCCGGGCATCCGGGCGGGTAAACCGACCGCGGACTACCTGCAGTACGTGCTTTCCAGGATCACCTTGCCTGGAGCCCTCTACCTGGGCTTCGTCGCGTTGATTCCTTTGGTTGCACTCGTCCTGATCAACGCCAACCAGAACTTCCCGTTCGGTGGCACGTCAATTCTGATCATGGTGGGTGTCGGCCTGGAGACCGTCAAGCAGATTGATGCGCAGCTACAACAACGTCACTACGAAGGGCTTTTGCGATGA
- the rpsC gene encoding ribosomal protein S3 (identified by match to protein family HMM PF00189; match to protein family HMM PF00417; match to protein family HMM PF07650; match to protein family HMM TIGR01009): protein MGQKVNPHGFRLGITTDHVSHWFADSTKPGQRYKDFVREDIKIRQLMSTGMERAGIAKVEIERTRDRVRVDIHTARPGIVIGRRGAEADRIRGELEKLTGKQVQLNILEVKNPEMEAQLVAQGIAEQLTSRVAFRRAMKKAMQSAQRAGAKGIRVACSGRLGGAEMSRSEFYREGRVPLHTLRANIDYGFYEAKTTFGRIGVKVWIYKGDVTAKELAQQAAAAPSRGRAGDRPGRPGGDRRRRNDRPAAEAAPAAVEAPAAEAAAPAAEGGQA, encoded by the coding sequence GTGGGACAGAAAGTTAACCCGCACGGGTTCCGACTCGGCATCACCACCGACCACGTTTCGCACTGGTTCGCTGACAGCACCAAGCCCGGACAGCGCTACAAGGACTTCGTCCGCGAGGACATCAAGATCCGTCAGCTCATGTCCACCGGCATGGAGCGCGCCGGCATCGCCAAGGTCGAGATCGAGCGCACCCGTGACCGTGTCCGCGTGGATATCCACACGGCACGCCCGGGTATCGTTATCGGCCGCCGCGGCGCTGAAGCAGACCGCATCCGCGGCGAGCTCGAAAAGCTCACCGGCAAGCAGGTTCAGCTGAACATCCTCGAGGTCAAGAACCCCGAGATGGAAGCACAGCTTGTTGCCCAGGGCATCGCTGAGCAGCTCACTTCCCGCGTGGCTTTCCGCCGTGCGATGAAGAAGGCCATGCAGTCCGCACAGCGTGCGGGTGCCAAGGGTATCCGTGTTGCTTGCTCGGGTCGTCTGGGTGGCGCAGAAATGTCCCGCTCGGAGTTCTACCGCGAAGGCCGTGTGCCCCTGCACACCCTCCGCGCGAACATCGACTACGGCTTCTACGAAGCCAAGACCACCTTCGGCCGTATCGGCGTGAAGGTCTGGATCTACAAGGGTGACGTAACTGCCAAGGAACTGGCTCAGCAGGCAGCTGCTGCTCCGTCCCGTGGCCGTGCAGGAGACCGCCCGGGCCGCCCGGGTGGCGACCGCCGTCGTCGTAACGACCGTCCGGCAGCTGAGGCAGCACCCGCTGCCGTTGAAGCACCGGCCGCTGAAGCTGCTGCTCCGGCAGCAGAAGGAGGACAGGCTTAA
- the rpsQ gene encoding ribosomal protein S17 (identified by match to protein family HMM PF00366), with translation MSEKETVTEAAASAEQRGYRKTRRGYVVSDKMEKTIVVQVEDRVKHALYGKVIRRTSKIKAHDEENTAGIGDLVLISETRPLSATKRWRLVEILEKAK, from the coding sequence GTGAGCGAGAAGGAAACTGTGACGGAAGCAGCAGCCAGCGCTGAACAGCGCGGTTACCGTAAGACGCGTCGCGGCTACGTTGTCTCTGACAAGATGGAAAAGACCATCGTTGTTCAGGTTGAAGACCGCGTGAAGCACGCTCTGTACGGCAAGGTTATTCGCCGCACCTCGAAGATCAAGGCTCACGACGAAGAGAACACCGCCGGCATCGGCGACCTCGTTCTCATCTCTGAGACCCGCCCGCTCTCCGCTACCAAGCGGTGGCGTCTGGTGGAGATCCTCGAAAAGGCCAAGTAA
- the rplP gene encoding ribosomal protein L16 (identified by match to protein family HMM PF00252; match to protein family HMM TIGR01164): protein MLIPRRVKHRKQHHPGRSGAATGGTKVSFGEYGIQALSPAYVTNRQIESARIAMTRHIKRGGKVWINIYPDRPLTKKPAETRMGSGKGSPEWWVANVKPGRVLFELSGVNEEVAREALRLAIHKLPLKARIVRREGGE, encoded by the coding sequence ATGCTTATCCCACGTCGAGTCAAGCACCGTAAGCAGCACCACCCGGGTCGTTCCGGCGCTGCAACGGGCGGCACCAAGGTCAGCTTCGGTGAGTACGGTATCCAGGCTCTCAGCCCGGCATACGTAACCAACCGTCAGATCGAGTCCGCTCGTATCGCGATGACCCGCCACATCAAGCGTGGCGGTAAGGTCTGGATCAACATCTACCCGGACCGTCCGCTGACGAAGAAGCCTGCCGAAACCCGCATGGGTTCCGGTAAGGGTTCTCCGGAATGGTGGGTCGCAAACGTCAAGCCGGGCCGGGTTCTCTTCGAACTCTCCGGTGTCAATGAAGAGGTAGCTCGCGAGGCCCTGCGCCTGGCAATCCACAAGCTCCCGTTGAAGGCACGCATTGTGCGTCGCGAAGGTGGTGAATAG
- the rpmD gene encoding ribosomal protein L30 (identified by match to protein family HMM PF00327; match to protein family HMM TIGR01308) → MAKNLTPSDAKLEITQIKGVIGAKQNQKATLRSLGLKRIGHTVVRNADAVTVGMLNTVPHLVNVEEAK, encoded by the coding sequence ATGGCTAAGAACCTGACTCCCTCCGACGCCAAGTTGGAGATCACCCAGATCAAGGGCGTCATTGGCGCCAAGCAGAACCAGAAGGCTACCCTTCGGTCCCTCGGCCTGAAGCGCATCGGACACACTGTTGTCCGTAACGCTGACGCCGTGACCGTTGGAATGCTGAACACGGTTCCGCACCTCGTGAATGTAGAGGAGGCGAAGTAA
- the rpsH gene encoding ribosomal protein S8 (identified by match to protein family HMM PF00410), with amino-acid sequence MTMTDPVADMLTRLRNANSAYHDTVSMPYSKLKARVADILKAEGYIAGWKEEDAEVGKKLTIDLKFGPNRERSIAGVRRISKPGLRVYAKSTNLPHVLGGLGIAILSTSSGLLTDKQAGKKGVGGEVLAYVW; translated from the coding sequence ATGACTATGACAGATCCTGTCGCAGACATGCTCACGCGTCTGCGCAATGCAAACTCGGCATACCACGACACCGTGTCCATGCCGTACAGCAAACTGAAGGCACGCGTTGCTGACATCCTGAAGGCAGAAGGCTACATTGCCGGCTGGAAGGAAGAAGACGCCGAGGTTGGCAAGAAGCTGACCATCGACCTGAAGTTCGGTCCGAACCGCGAGCGTTCCATCGCTGGCGTCCGCCGCATCTCCAAGCCGGGCCTCCGCGTTTACGCGAAGTCCACCAACCTGCCGCACGTGCTGGGTGGCCTGGGTATCGCAATCCTGTCCACCTCTTCCGGCCTCCTGACTGACAAGCAGGCCGGCAAGAAGGGCGTGGGCGGCGAAGTCCTCGCGTACGTCTGGTAA
- the rplO gene encoding ribosomal protein L15 (identified by match to protein family HMM PF00256; match to protein family HMM PF01305; match to protein family HMM TIGR01071) codes for MAENKTAEETAEKQHALKVHHLRPAPGAKTAKTRVGRGEGSKGKTAGRGTKGTKARYQVKAGFAGGQLPLHMRLPKLRGFKNPFRVEFQVVNLEKLNELFPEGGVVTVESLVEKGAVRKNQPVKVLGTGDITVKVDVTAHAFSSSAAEKIAAAGGSTTAL; via the coding sequence ATGGCAGAGAACAAGACCGCCGAAGAGACTGCTGAGAAGCAGCACGCTCTGAAGGTCCACCACCTGCGCCCCGCCCCGGGTGCCAAGACCGCCAAGACCCGTGTTGGTCGTGGTGAAGGCTCCAAGGGTAAGACCGCTGGTCGCGGTACCAAGGGTACGAAGGCCCGTTACCAGGTAAAGGCTGGCTTTGCCGGCGGCCAGCTGCCGCTGCACATGCGCCTGCCGAAGCTGCGCGGCTTCAAGAACCCGTTCCGGGTTGAGTTCCAGGTTGTTAACCTGGAGAAGCTCAACGAGCTGTTCCCGGAAGGTGGCGTAGTCACCGTCGAGTCCTTGGTTGAGAAGGGTGCCGTTCGCAAGAACCAGCCCGTCAAGGTGCTGGGCACCGGCGACATCACCGTCAAGGTTGACGTCACCGCCCACGCATTCTCTTCCAGCGCTGCGGAAAAGATTGCTGCAGCAGGCGGAAGCACCACTGCTCTCTAA
- the rplN gene encoding ribosomal protein L14 (identified by match to protein family HMM PF00238; match to protein family HMM TIGR01067) translates to MIQQESRLKVADNTGAKEILTIRVLGGSGRRYAGIGDVIVATVKDAIPGGNVKKGDVVKAVIVRTKKERRRADGSYIKFDENAAVILKNDGDPRGTRIFGPVGRELRDKKFMKIVSLAPEVL, encoded by the coding sequence TTGATTCAGCAGGAGTCGCGACTCAAGGTCGCCGACAACACGGGTGCTAAGGAAATCCTTACCATTCGCGTTCTCGGTGGATCCGGTCGTCGCTACGCAGGCATCGGCGACGTCATCGTCGCCACCGTCAAGGACGCTATCCCTGGCGGCAACGTAAAGAAGGGTGACGTCGTCAAGGCTGTCATCGTTCGTACCAAGAAGGAACGCCGCCGTGCGGATGGTTCCTACATCAAGTTTGACGAAAACGCAGCTGTGATCCTGAAGAACGACGGTGACCCCCGCGGTACCCGTATCTTCGGCCCGGTTGGTCGTGAACTTCGCGACAAGAAGTTCATGAAGATCGTTTCGCTGGCCCCGGAGGTGCTTTAG